The Streptomyces sp. NBC_00775 genome includes the window GAGGACGAAGAGGGCGAGCCCGATCCGGTAGTGGCCTTCGGGCGTGCGCTCGACGAGCCCGAGCCGGACCAGCTCGCCGATCAGGCGGTGCGCGCTCGGTTTGGGCAGCCCGGTGCGCAGTGCAAGCTCGGCAAGGCTCAGCGCACCCTCGGACTCCCCGCAGGCACGCAGCAGCGCCGCCCCGCGCGCGAGCACCGACTTCGGCGCCGGACCGTCCGTCATGGACCGATGGTCGGGTGCCTGACGACGGTTGACAAGGTGCCGGTCACTGCGAGTCGGTCACCGCTGCCGAAGTGGTATGTCGAGCAGCAGGGGGCGCGTCAACTCCGCTGCTCCGGAGACGAGTTCACGCACATGGTCCGCGCTCCCCGCCCGCACCGCGTCGATCCCGAAGAACCGCGCCGCCTGAGTGAAGTCGAGTGCGCCGAGCTCCGTGCCGGGACAGGGTCCGTGGCCCCCCATCGCCTCGTAGGTGTCCTGAAGTGTGCGGTAGGCGCCGTTGCTCATCACCGCGAACAGCACCGGCACCGCGCAGCGCGCCGCACTCCACAGTCCCTGGAGGCCGAAGAGCGCGCACCCGTCCCCGAGGACGGCGACCACCGGCCGCCCGGGCTCGGCGAGCGCACGGCCGACGGCTGCCCCGATCCCCCAGCCGAGACCGCCGCCGACTGTGTGCGTATAGCTGCCGGGCCGGTCGAGGTGTACGAGCCGGCGCAGCAACAGGCCGACGGTGATGGCCTCTTCGACAACCGCGGCGTTCCGCGGTAGTCCGCGCGCCACGGCGTGGGCTGCGGCCCAGGGTGCGAGCGGCGCCGCGGAGTACGCGGCCCGGGCGGCGGCCTCGGTACGGCCGCGTTCGGCCGTGTGCCGCTCGCCCGCGCGCAGCACCCGCGCTTTCGCGGTGTGCGCGGGCACGCGTTCGCGCAGCAGCTCGGCGAGCCGGTCGAGCGAGGGGGCGAGGGCGCCGACGAGTCCGGTGTCGGCGGGGAAGTTGCGGCCGATCTCGTCGGGGTCCGAGTCGAGCTGGACGACGGTGAGGCCGGGCGGCAGCGCGGGGCCAGGGCTGTAGTGGTGCGGGGTGAACGCGTGTGCGCCCGCGATCAGCACGGTGTCGTACGGGGCGAGCGCGGTACGGATCGCGTCGTGGCGCGGCGGCAGCATGCCGGCGTACAGGGGGTGCGTGGTCGGGAAGTTCAGGCAGTCGGCCATCGGCTGGTGGTGCACGGGGGCGCCACAGGCCTCCGCCACGCGCGCCAGCGCCGGGACAGCGTTGTCGCGGCCCACTCCGTCCCCGGCGACGATGACGGGCCGGGCGGCCCCGCCGAGCAGGAAGGCGGCGCGCTCCAGACCAACGGCCGGCCCCGTACGCGGTGTTGGCGTAGGAGGCGGAACCTCGACCTCGGTGTCCTCGGTCAGCAGGTCCATCGGTACGGAGAGGAACACCGGGCCCGCGGGCGGCCGTACGGCGAGGGCGAAGGCGCGGCGGACGGCGAGCGGCAGGTCACGGGCGTGCTGGA containing:
- a CDS encoding thiamine pyrophosphate-binding protein — translated: MGRRPALALLDILRGEGVDRVFGNPGTTELPFLAALVDAEDAPEYVLGIHEGAVVSMADGYARATGRPAFVSLHIAAGLANGLIGLLNARRSRTPLVVMAGQQDRRHLQQDPMLSGDLLGLARPAVKAAVDVQHARDLPLAVRRAFALAVRPPAGPVFLSVPMDLLTEDTEVEVPPPTPTPRTGPAVGLERAAFLLGGAARPVIVAGDGVGRDNAVPALARVAEACGAPVHHQPMADCLNFPTTHPLYAGMLPPRHDAIRTALAPYDTVLIAGAHAFTPHHYSPGPALPPGLTVVQLDSDPDEIGRNFPADTGLVGALAPSLDRLAELLRERVPAHTAKARVLRAGERHTAERGRTEAAARAAYSAAPLAPWAAAHAVARGLPRNAAVVEEAITVGLLLRRLVHLDRPGSYTHTVGGGLGWGIGAAVGRALAEPGRPVVAVLGDGCALFGLQGLWSAARCAVPVLFAVMSNGAYRTLQDTYEAMGGHGPCPGTELGALDFTQAARFFGIDAVRAGSADHVRELVSGAAELTRPLLLDIPLRQR